A stretch of the Acidilobus sp. 7A genome encodes the following:
- the rpoA1 gene encoding DNA-directed RNA polymerase subunit A' has protein sequence MSFRQSEEQERYVISGIKFSLLSPREIREMAKVTVIRPEIYEVDGSPVMGGLRDPHFGAIEPGERCPVCGNTRQDCPGHFGKIDLARPVVLPHLGDKIYQLLQATCRSCGRILIPPQRAAYMLSVYRRLKDKWPVLAEVFIDEVIKEASSVSECPHCGAKQYKIKFVKPYNFYEVRPEGEVRLTPSDVRERLEKIPHDDVELLGWDPESARPEWAVLTVLPVPPLAVRPSITMESGSRAEDDLTHALAEIVRQNERLKNFISSSAPESMIEEAWQALQNVIAAYIDNELPNIYQLSHRGRKQLKTLAQRLKGKEGRLRGNLNGKRVNFSSRTVISPDPLISIDEVGVPIEVAKILTVPMVVTRFNIEEARRYVLNGPNNWPGATIVYKKREGMKLDLRYQRNLRQLAESLEVGDIVERHLVDGDIVLFNRQPSLHRMSIMGHKVRVMPGRTFRLNLLVCAPYNADFDGDEMNLHVPRLEEARAEALNLLLVENHILTPRYGGPIIGGRQDYISGSYLLTVKTTLLDRETVNKLLAAAGYTRELPEPAILRPRPLWTGKQLVSLFMPSDFNFRGRAKINAGDLKCDRDDCFYDSYIVIRGGRLLEGVLDKNAIGAEQPESVLHYIALEYGNAAARELLDTAYRMFIRMLELRGFTISTSDIEIPEEAKERIEKMTEEAKADVMRLIEQYRNGTLEIIPGRTLEESLELKIIQRLQKLRDDAGKVAISYMNPFNNAFIMARTGARGSDINITQMAAMLGQQTVRGRRIVRGFRTRTLAHFKPGDLSPEARGFVVGNFMDGLRPHEVFFHAAGGREGLVDTALKTSQSGYMQRRLINALQDLYVAYDGTVRDSEGSIVQFKYGEDGVDPQKTYHGKAVNIDRIVERIKVRG, from the coding sequence ATGTCGTTTAGACAATCCGAGGAGCAGGAGAGGTACGTCATAAGCGGGATAAAGTTCAGCCTGCTTAGTCCGCGCGAGATAAGGGAGATGGCCAAGGTAACAGTGATAAGGCCAGAGATATATGAGGTCGACGGCTCCCCAGTGATGGGCGGCCTCAGGGATCCTCACTTCGGCGCCATAGAGCCCGGCGAGAGGTGCCCCGTGTGCGGCAACACGAGACAGGACTGCCCGGGCCACTTCGGCAAGATAGACCTCGCCAGGCCCGTCGTGCTGCCGCACCTTGGTGATAAGATCTACCAGCTCCTTCAGGCCACGTGCAGGAGCTGCGGCAGAATACTCATACCACCGCAGAGAGCAGCCTACATGCTGAGCGTCTACAGGAGGCTTAAGGATAAGTGGCCAGTGCTGGCTGAGGTCTTCATAGACGAAGTCATAAAGGAGGCTTCGTCAGTCTCGGAGTGCCCGCACTGCGGTGCTAAGCAATATAAGATCAAGTTTGTTAAGCCGTACAACTTCTACGAGGTCAGACCCGAGGGCGAGGTAAGACTGACACCAAGTGACGTTAGGGAGAGACTAGAGAAGATACCACATGACGACGTTGAGCTCCTGGGTTGGGACCCTGAGTCAGCAAGGCCAGAGTGGGCAGTGCTCACGGTGCTGCCGGTGCCACCGCTTGCGGTCAGGCCCTCAATAACTATGGAGAGTGGCTCAAGGGCTGAGGACGACCTAACGCATGCCCTGGCTGAAATAGTCAGGCAGAACGAGAGGCTCAAGAACTTTATCTCCTCAAGCGCGCCTGAGTCCATGATTGAGGAGGCCTGGCAGGCCCTGCAAAATGTAATAGCCGCTTATATAGACAACGAGCTGCCCAACATCTACCAGCTGTCTCACAGGGGCAGGAAACAGCTGAAGACGTTGGCCCAGAGGCTCAAGGGCAAGGAGGGTAGGCTCAGGGGGAACCTCAACGGCAAGAGGGTTAACTTCTCATCAAGAACCGTCATATCACCTGACCCGCTCATCAGCATAGACGAGGTTGGAGTGCCTATAGAGGTAGCCAAGATACTCACAGTACCCATGGTAGTCACTAGGTTCAACATAGAGGAGGCCAGGAGGTACGTCCTCAACGGACCCAACAACTGGCCTGGGGCTACCATAGTTTACAAGAAGAGGGAGGGCATGAAGCTTGACCTGAGGTACCAGCGCAACCTCAGGCAGCTGGCCGAGAGCCTCGAGGTTGGCGACATAGTTGAGAGGCATTTAGTCGACGGTGATATTGTGCTCTTCAACAGGCAGCCGAGCCTGCACAGGATGTCAATAATGGGTCACAAGGTAAGGGTGATGCCTGGCAGGACCTTCAGGCTCAACCTGCTTGTATGTGCGCCTTATAATGCTGACTTCGACGGCGACGAGATGAACCTTCACGTGCCAAGACTTGAGGAGGCACGTGCAGAGGCGCTAAACCTGTTGCTCGTTGAGAACCACATACTGACGCCGAGGTACGGAGGACCAATTATAGGCGGCAGGCAGGACTACATAAGTGGCTCCTATCTGCTGACCGTTAAGACTACCCTGCTGGACAGGGAGACAGTTAATAAGCTGCTCGCCGCCGCAGGCTACACCAGGGAGCTGCCAGAGCCTGCTATACTGAGACCGCGGCCGCTGTGGACAGGGAAGCAGCTAGTAAGTCTCTTTATGCCATCGGACTTCAACTTCAGGGGAAGGGCTAAGATAAATGCAGGGGACCTGAAGTGCGACAGAGATGACTGCTTCTACGACTCGTATATAGTGATCAGAGGCGGCAGGCTCCTAGAGGGAGTTTTAGATAAGAACGCCATAGGGGCCGAGCAGCCGGAGAGCGTGCTTCACTACATAGCGCTGGAGTACGGCAACGCCGCAGCGAGGGAGCTGCTGGACACCGCGTACAGGATGTTCATAAGGATGCTCGAGCTCAGGGGCTTCACAATCTCCACGAGTGACATAGAGATACCGGAGGAGGCCAAGGAGAGGATAGAGAAGATGACTGAGGAGGCTAAGGCCGACGTCATGAGGCTTATAGAGCAATATAGGAACGGCACGCTTGAGATAATACCTGGCAGGACCCTGGAGGAGAGCCTTGAGCTGAAGATAATACAGAGGCTGCAGAAGCTGAGGGACGACGCCGGTAAGGTGGCCATAAGCTACATGAACCCATTCAACAATGCCTTTATAATGGCCAGGACGGGTGCTAGGGGCAGCGACATCAACATAACTCAGATGGCTGCAATGCTTGGGCAGCAGACGGTGAGAGGTAGAAGGATAGTGAGGGGCTTTAGGACGCGCACGCTGGCGCACTTTAAGCCAGGCGATCTCTCGCCTGAGGCGCGCGGCTTTGTCGTGGGTAATTTCATGGATGGGCTGAGGCCTCACGAGGTCTTCTTCCACGCTGCAGGCGGTAGGGAAGGCCTGGTCGACACGGCGCTGAAGACCTCACAGAGCGGCTACATGCAGAGGAGGCTCATAAATGCTCTCCAGGACCTCTACGTTGCCTATGACGGCACCGTGAGGGACTCAGAGGGCAGCATCGTTCAATTTAAGTATGGCGAGGACGGGGTGGACCCGCAGAAGACATATCACGGGAAGGCCGTCAACATTGACAGAATCGTTGAGAGGATCAAGGTGAGGGGGTGA
- the rpoA2 gene encoding DNA-directed RNA polymerase subunit A'', translating into MSDAASSRRTRRSRKKEAESDEGGELLKSKLEAARSILPPSLYEELYSKVAESQDLTIRQKIEAIEEAVRSYIASMVQPGEAVGVVAAQSIGEPGTQMTLRTFHYAGLMEFDVTLGLPRLIEIVDARHEPSTPLMRIYLEEKYADNLEVARRIARDIEYTTIGNIVDEVSYTLGDRTFIIKLDPEMMSDRGISKDELMEAFERLKLGEVSWSDDESAIQLVASESVLPDEALYDLRSYEEILAKIKKGYVKGIKGIKRTVIQEHVDEKTGKKEYVIVAEGSNLAEVMRVDGVDPTRVETNNVYEIADVLGIEAARNAIIKEIMDVLQNSGLDIDVRHVMLVADIMTWTGKIRQIGRLGVVGEKPSVIARAAFEVTVNQLYSAAIRGDREKFEGVTENITAGLPPKVGTGVVMLSVGINALKSLQPKVVQQETPSSSG; encoded by the coding sequence ATGTCTGACGCCGCATCAAGCAGGAGAACTAGGAGGTCCAGGAAGAAGGAGGCAGAGAGCGACGAGGGCGGCGAGCTATTGAAGAGCAAGCTGGAGGCCGCTAGGTCAATACTTCCGCCGAGCCTTTACGAAGAGCTCTACTCTAAGGTTGCAGAGAGCCAAGACCTCACGATTAGGCAAAAGATAGAGGCCATAGAGGAGGCTGTCAGAAGCTACATAGCGTCCATGGTACAGCCAGGTGAGGCTGTAGGAGTGGTCGCAGCCCAGTCGATAGGTGAGCCTGGCACTCAGATGACCCTCAGGACGTTCCACTACGCAGGCCTGATGGAGTTCGACGTGACGCTCGGACTCCCAAGACTTATAGAGATAGTTGACGCCAGGCATGAGCCCTCAACACCACTGATGAGGATCTACCTTGAGGAGAAATACGCTGATAACTTAGAGGTGGCGCGCAGGATAGCAAGGGACATAGAGTACACGACGATAGGGAACATAGTTGACGAAGTGAGCTACACGCTGGGCGATAGGACGTTCATTATAAAGCTTGACCCTGAGATGATGTCTGATAGAGGCATCAGCAAGGATGAGCTGATGGAGGCCTTTGAGAGGCTCAAGCTGGGCGAGGTGAGCTGGAGTGATGATGAGAGCGCTATACAGCTTGTTGCAAGTGAGAGCGTTCTGCCTGACGAGGCCCTCTACGACCTGCGCAGCTATGAAGAGATATTAGCTAAGATAAAGAAGGGGTACGTTAAGGGCATTAAGGGCATTAAGAGAACAGTCATACAGGAGCACGTTGATGAGAAGACTGGCAAGAAGGAATACGTGATAGTCGCCGAGGGCAGCAACCTTGCCGAGGTGATGAGGGTTGATGGCGTCGACCCTACTAGAGTGGAGACCAACAACGTCTATGAGATAGCTGATGTGCTTGGAATAGAGGCCGCCAGAAACGCCATAATAAAGGAGATAATGGACGTCCTTCAGAACTCAGGCCTCGACATTGACGTAAGGCACGTGATGCTAGTAGCCGACATTATGACGTGGACTGGCAAGATAAGGCAGATAGGCAGGCTGGGCGTTGTAGGCGAAAAGCCAAGCGTGATAGCGCGTGCAGCGTTCGAGGTAACGGTTAACCAGCTCTATAGTGCTGCAATAAGGGGTGATAGGGAGAAGTTTGAAGGTGTGACGGAGAACATAACAGCCGGGCTCCCGCCTAAGGTAGGCACGGGCGTCGTGATGTTATCAGTAGGCATTAACGCTCTTAAATCTCTCCAGCCCAAGGTAGTCCAGCAGGAAACTCCAAGTAGTTCAGGCTAA
- a CDS encoding 50S ribosomal protein L30e yields the protein MSEAAFERELKSVAKSGKLSLGSRKAVKLLLRNQVKGIILADNVEPKVRGLIDSTAKINGIPVYVYKGTSADLGSLLGKPFKVSIIAVLDPGDSRILEVMESAK from the coding sequence GTGTCTGAGGCAGCCTTCGAGAGGGAGCTTAAGTCTGTGGCGAAGAGCGGGAAACTTAGCCTCGGCAGCCGTAAGGCTGTCAAGCTGCTTCTAAGAAACCAGGTCAAGGGCATAATATTAGCAGATAACGTGGAGCCTAAGGTAAGAGGGCTCATAGACTCAACAGCTAAAATAAACGGCATACCAGTTTATGTTTACAAGGGCACCTCAGCGGACCTCGGCTCACTGTTAGGAAAGCCATTTAAGGTCTCAATTATAGCTGTGCTGGACCCTGGCGACTCACGGATACTTGAAGTTATGGAGAGCGCTAAGTAG
- a CDS encoding NusA-like transcription termination signal-binding factor — MVAQADNGKGDRISLEELRFISLFQDITGAMVYRAIEDAESNRLFYLVDKNDLGKAIGKDGRNVKTLSKILNKNVEVIGYAPDLESMVRNLFPGISVLKVDVVDKGDGKVIYVKVKDDEKGKAIGKDGRNVKRARVVLLKLFNVDKVVIR, encoded by the coding sequence ATGGTGGCTCAGGCTGATAATGGTAAGGGGGACAGAATAAGTTTAGAGGAGCTTCGCTTTATCTCGCTCTTCCAAGATATAACAGGTGCCATGGTTTATAGGGCGATAGAGGATGCAGAGAGCAACAGGCTCTTTTACCTTGTTGACAAGAATGACCTGGGCAAGGCAATAGGTAAGGACGGCAGGAACGTGAAGACCCTCTCGAAAATATTGAACAAGAACGTTGAGGTAATAGGGTATGCGCCTGACCTAGAGTCAATGGTAAGGAACCTCTTCCCAGGGATCTCGGTCCTTAAGGTAGATGTCGTTGACAAGGGTGACGGCAAGGTTATCTATGTCAAGGTGAAGGACGACGAGAAGGGCAAGGCAATAGGTAAGGACGGCAGGAACGTGAAGAGGGCCAGAGTGGTACTTCTAAAGCTGTTTAACGTAGACAAGGTAGTCATAAGGTGA
- a CDS encoding 30S ribosomal protein S12 — MPEGPNGLFAARKLRKSRLRFKWAKREFKIRMLKLKEKYDPLEGAPMARGIVLEKVGIPSRQPNAALRKCVRVQLVRNKKVVTAFVPKDGGILYIDEHDEVIIEGIGGPKGRAMGDIPGVKYKVIAVNGVSLDALWKGKKQKVKR; from the coding sequence ATGCCCGAGGGGCCGAACGGTCTCTTCGCCGCCCGCAAGCTGAGGAAGAGCAGGCTGAGGTTCAAGTGGGCCAAGAGGGAGTTCAAGATAAGGATGCTGAAGCTTAAGGAGAAGTACGACCCGCTCGAAGGTGCTCCCATGGCGCGCGGCATAGTCCTGGAGAAGGTAGGCATACCATCAAGGCAGCCCAACGCAGCCCTGAGAAAGTGCGTCAGGGTGCAACTGGTTAGGAACAAGAAGGTTGTTACGGCATTCGTTCCTAAGGACGGTGGCATACTTTACATAGACGAGCATGACGAGGTTATAATAGAGGGTATAGGAGGTCCTAAGGGAAGAGCCATGGGTGATATCCCTGGGGTCAAGTACAAGGTAATAGCTGTTAACGGCGTCTCGCTGGACGCCCTGTGGAAGGGCAAGAAGCAGAAGGTGAAGAGGTAA
- a CDS encoding bifunctional nuclease domain-containing protein, whose translation MSENELLRVKYVQPFYKLVQDVSGAGAYIVGISLLLEDGEEFTMVNIPVDVAEAIKILNEGELPPRRQSIYTFLSSHEDFKESLRRTLKRVVIDEVEMETGVYTATVEFEDGGISISVKMIPSHAIYLALISDKPIYVNKKLVEMESREGGEGEGEEGQP comes from the coding sequence TTGTCAGAGAATGAGCTGCTGAGAGTGAAGTACGTACAGCCGTTCTATAAGCTCGTCCAGGACGTAAGCGGCGCTGGGGCTTACATAGTGGGCATCTCGCTCCTTCTTGAGGACGGCGAGGAGTTCACAATGGTTAACATACCAGTTGACGTCGCTGAGGCCATAAAGATACTTAATGAGGGCGAGCTGCCGCCAAGGAGGCAGAGCATCTACACGTTCCTCTCCTCACACGAGGACTTCAAGGAGAGCCTCAGGAGGACCCTAAAGAGGGTCGTCATAGATGAGGTCGAAATGGAGACTGGCGTCTACACGGCTACTGTCGAGTTCGAAGATGGAGGCATCAGCATAAGCGTCAAGATGATACCAAGCCATGCCATTTATCTGGCCCTGATAAGTGATAAGCCTATCTATGTCAACAAGAAGCTCGTCGAGATGGAGAGCCGCGAGGGCGGCGAGGGGGAAGGGGAGGAAGGACAGCCTTAA
- a CDS encoding 30S ribosomal protein S7, which yields MAEQVKLPDLSEVGNISGLRLFDRWSWRDVEVRDPSLKKYISLRPVVLPHTGGRHEHRRFGKAEVPIVERLMNRLMQPGRNGGRKALAYNIVKAAFEIINLETGENPLQVLVRAIENAAPREETTRIMYGGIIYRVSVDVSAQRRVDLALRFIAEGARLCAFGSSKSIEECLAAEIIAASKGDASSYAIKQKEEIERIALSSR from the coding sequence ATGGCTGAGCAGGTGAAGCTGCCAGACCTCTCAGAGGTTGGGAACATCAGCGGCCTCAGGCTGTTCGACAGGTGGAGCTGGAGGGACGTCGAGGTTAGGGACCCGAGCCTGAAGAAGTATATAAGCCTAAGACCAGTGGTGTTGCCTCACACAGGGGGAAGGCACGAGCACAGGAGGTTTGGGAAGGCCGAGGTTCCTATAGTGGAGAGGCTTATGAACAGGCTTATGCAGCCAGGCAGGAACGGCGGCAGGAAGGCCCTCGCATATAACATAGTTAAGGCGGCCTTCGAGATAATAAACCTAGAGACTGGTGAAAACCCACTGCAGGTACTTGTCCGGGCTATAGAGAACGCCGCCCCGAGGGAGGAGACCACCAGGATCATGTACGGTGGCATAATTTACAGGGTCTCCGTGGACGTCTCGGCTCAGAGGAGGGTTGACCTGGCCCTGAGGTTTATAGCTGAGGGCGCAAGGCTATGCGCCTTCGGCTCCTCTAAGAGCATTGAGGAGTGCCTGGCGGCCGAGATAATAGCGGCCTCCAAGGGTGACGCGTCAAGCTATGCTATAAAACAGAAGGAGGAGATAGAGAGGATAGCCCTCAGCTCAAGATAA
- the tuf gene encoding translation elongation factor EF-1 subunit alpha, protein MPEKPHLNLVVIGHIDHGKSTLTGSLLYRLGAIDPKVMQELEEQAKQAGKESFKFAWLLDKMKEERERGITIDISFMKFETKKYYFTIIDAPGHRDFVKNMITGASQADAALLVVSSRKGEFEAGMSAEGQTREHAILARTLGIEQLIVAVNKMDAPDVNYSQQRYDEITNTMKKFLKGLGYNVDTIPFIPVSAWTGENILERSPNMAWYKGPTLVEALDNLKVPPKPVDKPLRLPIQSVLSIPGAGTVVTGRVETGVLKPGDKVIVMPAGIVGDVKSIQMHYQDLPQAEPGDNVGVALRGIDKNQVKRGDVIGKTDNPPTVAEEFTARVVVVWHPSAIAVGYTPVLHVHTASVACRITEIVAKLDPRTGNPIEQNPQFIKAGDTAIVKFKPIKPLVIEKFSDFPQLGRFAMRDMGRTIGIGVVTDVKPAKVETKK, encoded by the coding sequence ATGCCCGAGAAGCCACACCTTAACCTGGTAGTGATAGGGCATATAGACCATGGCAAGAGCACGCTCACAGGCAGCCTGCTTTACAGGCTGGGGGCGATTGACCCTAAGGTAATGCAGGAGCTTGAGGAGCAGGCCAAGCAGGCTGGCAAGGAGTCCTTTAAGTTCGCCTGGCTCCTCGACAAGATGAAGGAGGAGAGGGAGAGGGGTATAACTATAGATATCTCTTTCATGAAGTTCGAGACCAAGAAGTACTACTTCACTATAATAGACGCGCCAGGCCACAGGGACTTCGTTAAGAACATGATAACCGGCGCCAGCCAGGCTGACGCGGCCCTGCTGGTGGTCTCCTCCAGGAAGGGAGAGTTCGAGGCCGGCATGAGCGCTGAGGGCCAGACCAGGGAGCACGCCATACTGGCCAGGACTCTGGGCATCGAGCAGCTCATAGTGGCCGTGAACAAGATGGACGCTCCCGACGTGAACTACAGCCAGCAGAGGTACGATGAGATAACTAATACCATGAAGAAGTTCCTGAAGGGCCTTGGATACAACGTGGACACTATACCGTTCATACCGGTTAGCGCCTGGACTGGAGAGAACATTTTGGAGAGGAGCCCCAACATGGCTTGGTACAAGGGGCCAACACTCGTGGAGGCCCTCGACAACCTGAAGGTCCCGCCGAAGCCTGTCGACAAGCCCCTGAGGCTGCCTATACAGAGCGTCCTCAGCATACCTGGAGCTGGCACCGTGGTCACAGGCAGAGTTGAGACGGGTGTGCTGAAGCCGGGCGACAAAGTGATAGTAATGCCCGCTGGCATAGTAGGCGACGTAAAGAGCATACAGATGCATTATCAGGACCTGCCACAGGCCGAGCCCGGAGACAACGTGGGCGTGGCCCTAAGGGGCATTGATAAGAACCAGGTCAAGAGAGGCGATGTAATTGGCAAGACCGACAACCCGCCCACCGTGGCTGAGGAGTTCACCGCCAGGGTTGTGGTGGTCTGGCACCCGAGTGCCATAGCTGTTGGCTACACCCCAGTGCTACATGTCCACACGGCCTCCGTTGCTTGCAGGATAACTGAGATAGTCGCTAAGCTGGATCCCAGGACAGGCAACCCAATAGAGCAGAACCCGCAGTTCATAAAGGCCGGCGACACAGCTATAGTGAAGTTCAAGCCAATAAAGCCGCTGGTCATCGAGAAGTTCAGCGACTTCCCACAGCTTGGCCGCTTTGCCATGAGGGACATGGGCAGGACCATCGGAATAGGCGTAGTGACTGACGTGAAGCCGGCTAAGGTGGAGACCAAGAAGTGA
- the rpsJ gene encoding 30S ribosomal protein S10, with product MAFNLRIWLWSTNAKSLEQVVAQIKDIAEKTGVPMRGPIPLPTKRLEVPIFRPPHGEGSKHWEHWEMRIHKRLIDIEADERVLKRLMRVQVPSDVYIEIKSGR from the coding sequence ATGGCGTTTAACTTAAGGATATGGCTCTGGAGTACCAACGCCAAGAGCCTAGAGCAGGTAGTGGCACAGATAAAGGACATAGCTGAGAAGACAGGGGTCCCCATGAGGGGGCCAATACCCCTCCCCACCAAGAGGCTCGAGGTTCCAATATTCAGGCCCCCCCACGGGGAGGGCAGCAAGCACTGGGAGCACTGGGAGATGAGGATACACAAGAGGCTAATAGACATAGAGGCCGATGAGAGGGTGCTGAAGAGGCTGATGAGGGTACAGGTTCCAAGCGACGTTTATATCGAGATAAAGTCGGGTAGATAA
- a CDS encoding ATP-dependent DNA ligase produces MPFEEVANAFSSMEGVTSRIQLTQLLAGLLKRTPADVIDKVVYMIQGKLGPDWKGIPELGVGDKLLVQSMAMAYGKSESDVQRLVDKLGDPGKVAEQLAQTGGHIKSSLLAFMGGASEQLTVSRVFDSFMKIAYATGESSRDLKLKTLAGLLKDAKPIEARYIVRFVEGRLRLGIGDATILDALSVAYGGTTAVRDVVERAYNLRADLGEIARIVAQQGVEALKGLKPEVGTPIRPMLAERASDAKEILAKVGGRAYVEYKYDGERGQIHKDGDKVKIFSRRMEDITSMYPDVVEGVKDAIKAERAIIEGEIVAIDPDTGELRPFQELMQRRRKYDIDKMMKEIPTRLFLFDIMMKDDEDLTTKPLPYRRKVLESIVQPNERVVMSNYIESSDPDEIMNFFLQAISDGAEGVMIKAIHDESTYRAGVRGWLWVKLKRDYRSEMTDTVDLVVVGAFYGKGKRGGKLGTLLLAAYDPDNDVFKTVCKVGTGFTDADINGMYDMFKPHIIDHRHPRVISSIEADVWLEPVKVAEVIGAELTLSPAHTCCMDTIRKGAGISIRFPRFIRWRDDKGPEDATTEQELLEMYKRQLKKVEEKSTESEA; encoded by the coding sequence ATGCCATTTGAGGAGGTAGCTAATGCCTTCAGCTCCATGGAGGGCGTAACTTCAAGAATTCAGCTAACCCAGCTGCTTGCAGGCCTCCTTAAGAGGACGCCGGCCGACGTAATTGATAAAGTTGTTTACATGATACAGGGCAAGCTAGGGCCTGACTGGAAGGGCATACCGGAGCTCGGCGTCGGCGACAAGCTGCTGGTGCAATCCATGGCTATGGCTTATGGCAAGAGCGAAAGCGATGTTCAGAGGTTGGTCGATAAGCTGGGCGACCCTGGCAAGGTCGCTGAGCAGTTGGCCCAGACGGGAGGACACATCAAGAGCAGCCTCCTGGCGTTTATGGGAGGCGCTTCGGAGCAGCTCACAGTGAGCAGGGTCTTCGACTCATTCATGAAGATAGCCTATGCCACAGGGGAGAGCAGCAGGGACCTGAAACTTAAGACCCTGGCTGGGCTCCTCAAGGACGCTAAGCCCATAGAGGCCAGGTACATAGTGAGGTTCGTCGAGGGCAGGCTAAGGCTCGGGATAGGGGATGCTACAATACTTGACGCTCTCTCGGTGGCCTATGGGGGCACGACAGCTGTCAGAGATGTGGTTGAGAGGGCCTACAACCTGAGGGCGGACCTGGGCGAGATAGCTAGGATAGTCGCCCAGCAGGGCGTTGAGGCTCTCAAGGGTCTCAAGCCTGAGGTGGGGACGCCCATAAGGCCGATGCTAGCCGAGAGGGCCAGCGACGCCAAGGAGATACTGGCTAAGGTGGGCGGTAGGGCCTATGTGGAGTATAAATACGATGGTGAGAGGGGCCAGATACATAAGGACGGCGACAAGGTGAAGATATTCTCAAGGAGAATGGAGGATATAACGTCGATGTACCCTGACGTCGTGGAGGGCGTTAAGGACGCAATAAAGGCTGAGAGGGCTATAATCGAGGGCGAGATAGTTGCCATAGATCCTGACACAGGGGAGCTGAGGCCGTTCCAGGAGCTCATGCAGAGGAGGAGGAAGTACGACATAGACAAGATGATGAAAGAGATACCTACGAGGCTATTCCTCTTTGACATAATGATGAAGGACGACGAGGACCTCACTACCAAACCATTGCCCTACAGGAGGAAGGTGCTTGAGTCCATAGTGCAACCTAACGAGAGGGTAGTAATGAGCAACTACATAGAGAGCTCCGACCCGGACGAGATAATGAACTTCTTCCTTCAGGCCATATCAGATGGCGCCGAGGGCGTCATGATAAAGGCTATACATGATGAGAGCACATACAGGGCCGGTGTGAGGGGCTGGCTCTGGGTCAAGCTTAAGCGTGACTACAGGAGCGAGATGACCGACACCGTCGACCTGGTGGTGGTTGGGGCGTTCTACGGGAAGGGCAAGCGCGGCGGCAAGCTGGGCACGCTGTTGCTGGCAGCGTATGACCCTGACAACGACGTCTTTAAGACCGTCTGCAAGGTGGGGACCGGCTTCACAGATGCCGACATTAACGGCATGTACGATATGTTTAAGCCGCACATAATAGATCACAGGCACCCAAGGGTCATCTCATCGATAGAGGCTGACGTGTGGCTTGAGCCAGTGAAGGTGGCTGAGGTTATAGGCGCCGAGCTCACGTTGTCCCCGGCCCATACGTGCTGCATGGATACCATAAGGAAGGGCGCCGGCATATCGATAAGGTTCCCAAGGTTTATAAGGTGGAGGGACGATAAAGGACCTGAGGACGCGACTACGGAGCAGGAGCTGCTGGAGATGTATAAGAGGCAGCTGAAGAAAGTTGAGGAGAAGTCCACGGAGTCAGAGGCGTAA
- a CDS encoding ribonuclease P Rpr2/Rpp21/SNM1 subunit, giving the protein MRRSPRSQRRKREDEDLVVEEAIRLSKISFDAALRGDYAYSSHVNSVILRISQVTRVRLPLDIKRSFCKGCGVTLIPGVTARVRVRSEGKRKYIVRRCLVCGYIHRLPLGQTPQRQSQGASSGL; this is encoded by the coding sequence TTGAGGAGAAGTCCACGGAGTCAGAGGCGTAAAAGGGAGGACGAGGACTTAGTAGTAGAAGAAGCCATCAGGCTTTCAAAGATCTCTTTTGACGCAGCGCTTAGAGGCGACTACGCTTACTCCTCGCACGTAAACAGTGTGATACTCAGGATCTCCCAGGTCACCAGGGTGAGGCTCCCGCTCGACATTAAGAGGTCCTTCTGTAAGGGGTGTGGCGTCACTCTGATTCCCGGCGTTACGGCCAGAGTTAGGGTCAGGTCTGAAGGAAAGCGCAAGTATATAGTGAGAAGGTGCCTGGTCTGTGGCTATATACATAGGCTCCCTCTGGGGCAAACGCCGCAGAGGCAGTCGCAGGGAGCAAGCTCAGGGCTATGA